The region TTTTTCAGTTTTTTGGCATGTCCTTCCTGAAGAGAACAATGCAGCCGCTATGGTGGGCAATAATTTTTTACTGTGCGTTTTTCAGCCTTTTTAGTCCGGCATTCATCATGAATTTTTTCGACCGACAATTCTGTCTGTTTGCAAAAGTATTCTTTTGTTTTCAATAGAGTGAGTTGTATCGTCTTTTGTTAAGCCCAGTGCTGGATAAGTTTTACGAATCGTCGTGGTGCAAAAGGTGTCAGCGTCAAAAATCCGTGGATTGACAATGTTCTTACCGGTGGCATGATGCGCACGCAAACTGAACTTCCTCACGGTTTTTATCCATGTCCATCTATACCCGGCCAGTGCTGCTATTGCTCTGTGGCTTAATGCTGTTGACGCTGGCGATCGCGACGTTAAATACGCTCGTGCCGCTCTGGCTCGCCCACGAAAACTTACCGACCTGGCAGGTTGGTATGGTGGGTTCTTCCTACTTCACTGGCAATTTGCTGGGTACGTTACTGACCGGGCGATTAATTCGCCGTCTGGGTTTTAACCGCAGTTATTATCTTGCATCGCTGATTTTTGCCGCAGGCTGTGTTGGCCTGGGGCTAATGATTGGCTTCTGGAGCTGGATGGTTTGGCGCTTTGTCGCTGGTGTGGGCTGCGCGATGATTTGGGTGGTCGTGGAAAGCGCCCTGATGTGCAGCGGTACATCGCGAAATCGTGGGCGCCTGTTGGCAGCTTATATGATGGTTTACTATGTTGGCACAGTGCTTGGCCAGGTGATGGTCAGTAAGCTGCCGACAGATCTGATGAGCGTACTGCCGTGGACTACTGCGCTGGTGTTAACGGCGATCCTGCCGCTGCTGTTTACCCGCATTGTCAACCAGCAGAGTGAAGAGCAGGCTCCGACCTCGGTATGGCCGATGCTGCGCCTGCGCCATGCTCGCCTGGGCGTGAATGGCTGTATTATCTCCGGGATCATCCTTGGTTCGCTGTACGGCTTGATGCCACTTTATCTTTCGCATCAGGGGATCAGCGATTCGGGGATTGGTTTCTGGATGGCGCTGATGGTCAGCGCCGGTATTGTAGGGCAGTGGCCGATTGGTCGGCTGGCAGATCGTTTTGGTCGCCTGCTGGTGCTGCGTGTGCAGGTGTTTGTCGTGATCGTGGGATGTTTTGCGATGTTGAGCAATGCCGCTATGGCTCCCGCGCTTTTTGTGCTCGGGACCGCAGGCTTTACCCTGTACCCGGTGGCGATGGCATGGGCCTGTGAGAAAGTGGAACACCACCAACTGGTGGCAATGAACCAGGCGCTGCTGCTGAGTTACACCATTGGCAGCCTGCTTGGTCCGACGCTGACCGCAATGCTGATGCAAAGCTACTCAGATAGCTTGCTGTTTATCATGATTGCGGGTGTGTCGTTTATCTATCTGGTGATGCTGATGCGCAAAGCAGGACATCACCCAACGCCGGTGGCGCACGCCTGATATACGCCGCTTGATAAATAAAAAAGCCACAACTGAGTGTTGTGGCTTTTTTGTCTCAGGATGGCTCAGTACATTACTTTATGACCGTACTGCTCCAGGATGCCTTTAACGCGCTCCATGGTCTCTTTCTTCGGCGGGTGAATGCCATCCAGCTTATACTCTTCGCCCATCGCCACCCATTTATGCTTGCCCAGCTCGTGATAGGGCAGGAGTTCGATTTTCTCGACGTTGCCCATGTCGCGGGTAAATTCACCAAGGCGATGGGCGGAATCGTCATCGTCAGACCAGCCGGGTACCACGACGTAACGGATCCAGACGTTGATATTTTTCTTCGATAAATACTGGGCGAATTCAAGGGTCCGGTGATTGGATACGCCGACCAGATTCTGGTGGATCTCATCGTTCATTTGCTTGAGATCGAGCATCACCAAATCAGTAACTTCCAGCAATTCATCAATCACCGGATCGTAACGGCGCACAAAGCCGTTAGTATCGAGGCAGGTGTGGATGCCCTCTTTTTTACAGGCACGAAACCAGTCGCGAACGAATTCTGCCTGCAAGATTGCTTCTCCACCGGATGCCGTGACGCCACCGCCGGAGGCGTTCATAAAGTGCCGATAGGTAACGACGTCTTTCATTAGTTCTTCAACGGTGATCTCTTTGCCACCGTGTGTATCCCAGGTATCGCGGTTATGGCAATACAGGCAGCGCATCAGGCAGCCCTGGAAGAAGGTGATAAAACGGATGCCCGGGCCGTCGACCGTGCCGCAGGATTCAAAGGAGTGGATGCGACCAATAACTGACATTGCGGTGTTTTCTCCAGATGTGGCCCATCCGGGGCCTGTGTCTGCGCAGTTTAATTCCTTCTGCGCTAAGTCTGTTTTGGCAGACATCCAGCAAGTATAGATGGCTGACGAAGCACACTTCAGGTGTTAAAAAGGCCCCACAGTCGTGGAGCCTTTATTATACGCTTTTTACTGCGTAGTTTCAGTCAATACCATTACATGGTCTGAGTGAAAGTACGAGTAATAACGTCCTGCTGCTGTTCTTTAGTCAGGGAGTTAAAGCGTACGGCATAACCAGAAACACGAATGGTCAGCTGCGGATATTTTTCCGGGTTTTCCATCGCGTCGAGCAGCATTTCGCGGTTCATGACGTTCACGTTCAGGTGCTGACCACCTTCAATGGACGCTTCGTGATGGAAGTAACCATCCATCAGACCAGCCAGGTTGGTTTTACGGACTTCATCGTCTTTACCCAGCGCGTTCGGCACGATAGAGAAGGTGTAAGAGATACCATCTTTAGCGTAAGCAAACGGCAGTTTAGCAACGGAAGTCAGAGAGGCAACAGCACCTTTCTGGTCACGGCCGTGCATCGGGTTAGCACCCGGTCCGAACGGCGCACCAGCGCGACGGCCATCCGGGGTGTTACCTGTTTTCTTACCGTACACAACGTTAGAAGTGATGGTCAGAACAGACTGAGTCGGGATAGCGTTGCGGTAAGTTGTCAGTTTCTGAATTTTCTTCATGAAACGTTCAACCAGGTCAACCGCCATATCATCAACGCGAGCGTCGTTGTTACCAAACTGCGGATATTCGCCTTCGATTTCGAAGTCGATAGCCAGACCGTCTTCGTCACGAATCGGTTTAACTTTCGCGTATTTGATAGCAGACAGGGAGTCAGCCGCTACGGACAGACCAGCGATACCGCAAGCCATGGTACGGATAACGTCACGATCGTGCAGCGCCATCAGTGAAGCTTCGTAGCTGTATTTGTCGTGCATGTAGTGGATGATGTTCAGCGCGGTGACGTACTGTTTAGCCAGCC is a window of Enterobacter sp. R4-368 DNA encoding:
- the pflA gene encoding pyruvate formate lyase 1-activating protein, which produces MSVIGRIHSFESCGTVDGPGIRFITFFQGCLMRCLYCHNRDTWDTHGGKEITVEELMKDVVTYRHFMNASGGGVTASGGEAILQAEFVRDWFRACKKEGIHTCLDTNGFVRRYDPVIDELLEVTDLVMLDLKQMNDEIHQNLVGVSNHRTLEFAQYLSKKNINVWIRYVVVPGWSDDDDSAHRLGEFTRDMGNVEKIELLPYHELGKHKWVAMGEEYKLDGIHPPKKETMERVKGILEQYGHKVMY
- a CDS encoding MFS transporter; this encodes MSIYTRPVLLLLCGLMLLTLAIATLNTLVPLWLAHENLPTWQVGMVGSSYFTGNLLGTLLTGRLIRRLGFNRSYYLASLIFAAGCVGLGLMIGFWSWMVWRFVAGVGCAMIWVVVESALMCSGTSRNRGRLLAAYMMVYYVGTVLGQVMVSKLPTDLMSVLPWTTALVLTAILPLLFTRIVNQQSEEQAPTSVWPMLRLRHARLGVNGCIISGIILGSLYGLMPLYLSHQGISDSGIGFWMALMVSAGIVGQWPIGRLADRFGRLLVLRVQVFVVIVGCFAMLSNAAMAPALFVLGTAGFTLYPVAMAWACEKVEHHQLVAMNQALLLSYTIGSLLGPTLTAMLMQSYSDSLLFIMIAGVSFIYLVMLMRKAGHHPTPVAHA